The DNA segment AACTCAAAAAAGTTATAATTTTGCATGTAAAGTAATACGAAAACTTTACTTTTATACTGATTTTTTTTGTCGTTTTGAGAACAACATACAGAAATTTATACTATCTTTGCATCAGATATAAAAAACATATTTGAAATTTTTCTTTGAAGTTTTTAAAATAAAGTTGTCCAAAATGGAAAACTTTTTAAAAAAATACAATAGAAAAGTTTCCTAAAAAGAGAAAAACATGGAAATAAAAAACTTCACCATTACGAAAAGAGACGGGTCTTCAGACCGCTTCTCGTTAGACAAGATTATGAATGCTATAATCAAAGCATTTGAATCAGTTGATGAACCTATAGATCTTGGTTGTATATCTAAGATACTCAGTCATTTAGACATTAAGGAGGGTATAAAGGTAGAAGATATTCAGAATGAGGTTGAAGAGGCTCTTATGCGCGAAGGTTATTATAAGGTAGCAAAGAGTTTTATGCTGTATCGACAGCGTCATACTGAAGACCGTGAGACAATGGAGAAGTTGAACTTTTTGGCAGACTATTGTGAAGCAGCTAATGCAGCAACTGGTTCAAAGTATGATGCCAATGCTAATGTCGAACACAAAAATATTGCAACTTTGATAGGAGAATTGCCTAAGTCAAACTTTATCCGCCTTAACCGTCGTCTGCTTACAGACCGTATCAAAAAAATGTATGGTAAAGAATTGTCTGATAATTATATTCACTTGCTTACACATCATTTTATATATAAGAATGACGAGACCAGTCTTGCCAATTATTGTGCATCAATAACAATGTATCCATGGTTGATAGGTGGAACTTCTGCTATCGGTGGTAATTCTTCGGCTCCTACAAATCTGAAGTCTTTCTGTGGTGGCTTTGTAAATATGGTGTTTATGGTTTCAAGTATGCTTAGTGGAGCATGTGCCACACCTGAGTTCCTCATGTATCTGAATTATTTTATCGGTCTTGAATATGGCAAGGAATATTATAATGAAACAGATAAAGTGGTAGACCTATCACTGAAGCAGCGTACGATGGATAAAGTAATTACCGATTGTTTTGAGCAGATTGTATATAGTATCAATCAGCCTACAGGTGCGCGTAACTATCAGGCTGTATTCTGGAACATTTCTTATTACGACCAGTATTATTTCCATAGCCTGTTTGACAACTTTTATTTTCCTGACGGTAGTCAACCCGACTGGAACGGTCTTTCATGGTTGCAGAAACGATTCATGAAGTGGTTCAATCATGAGCGTACAAAGGCTGTACTAACATTCCCGGTAGAAACTATGGCGTTATTGTCTAAGGATGGTGATACTATGGATAAAGATTGGGGCGATTTCACAGCAGAGATGTATTCAGAAGGCCATTCATTCTTTACTTATCTTAGTGACAATGCCGATTCTCTGAGTAGCTGTTGTCGTCTACGTAACGAGATTCAGGACAATGGATTTAGTTACACATTGGGCGCAGGAGGTGTAAGCACCGGTTCAAAGAGTGTGCTTACTATTAATCTTAACCGTTGTATACAGTATGCGGTAAACAACAAGATGGATTATAAGGAAACCTTGAGCAATATCGTAGACCTTTGCCATAAGGTTCAGATGGCTTACAATGAAAATCTTAAAGAACTTCAGGCTCATGGTATGCTTCCTTTGTTTGATGCTGGTTATATTAACATGAGTCGTCAATATCTTACAATAGGAGTAAATGGACTTGTTGAGGCTGCAGAATTCATGGGACTTAAGATAAATGATAATCCTGATTATCTGAAGTTTGTGCAGACAGTATTGGGTATTGTCGAGAAATACAACAAGCAGTACCGTACTAAAGAAGTTATGTTCAACTGCGAGATGATACCGGCAGAAAATGTAGGTGTAAAACATGCAAAATGGGATAAAGAGGATGGTTATTTAGTTCCGCGCGACTGTTACAATAGCTATTTCTATGTTGTAGAAGACGACTCCCTTAATATAATAGATAAGTTTAAGCTACACGGAGCACCATATATCCAGCACCTTACAGGTGGCAGCGCACTACATATGAACCTGGAAGAGCATCTTAGTAAGGCGCAGTATCGTCAGTTGCTAAAGGTCGCAGCCAAAGAAGGATGTAATTACTTCACATTCAATATACCTAATACGATTTGTAATGAATGTGGATATATAGACAAACGTTATTTGCATGAATGTCCAAAATGTCACAGCAAGAACGTTGATTATATGACACGTATTATAGGCTATCTTAAACGTGTAAGCAATTTCTCTGAAGCACGCCAGCAAGAAGCTAGCCGTCGTTATTATGCAGAAAAAACTCAGGCGTAAAGCATAAAAGGCACAGACAAATGTTGAATTACGTAAATACAGGAATCGTTTTCCAGGAAATACCGGATGAGGTTACACTCTCTATAAACATTTCCAATTGCCCATGCCATTGTCCTGGTTGTCATAGCCAGTATTTATGGGAGAATATAGGCGATCAACTTACGTCCATGACCATAGATAGTTTTATTAGTCAGTATGGTAATGATATTACATGTATATGTTTTATGGGTGGTGATGCAGAACCGTCTTATGTTAATACCCTGGCTAGGTATATCCATCGTGAGCATCCCAAGTATCGGGTGGCATGGTACAGCGGCAGACAGCACATACCACAGAGTGTGAAAAAGTCGGATTTTGATTATATTAAGGTCGGACCGTATATCGAACATCTTGGTTGTCTTAAAGAAAAAACAACCAATCAACGTCTTTATAAGCATGCGGTAGGTGATGATTTTACAGATATTACACCAAGATTTTGGAAAAAATAAACCGGCTTTCAGTTAAAAAAATGTATCTTTGCCGACGATATGCAAATGCAACGTCCTAAAATAGCAATTATAGACCCCAATACTCTAGCAGTGTTGGGGTTGAAAACTATATTGCAGAATGTTATGCCTATACTTACAGTAGAGACATTTGGATCTTTTGCAGAGATGGAGGCAAATAATGCAGACAGTTTTTTTCATTATTTTGTAGCTACAAATGTAGTACTTGCCAACCGTCCGTTCTTTACAGACAATCGTCATAAGACTATTGTGCTCACAACATCTAATGATCCCAACTCACAATTGAGTGATTTTCATTGCGTGTGTATCAATCAAGACGAGGAACAACTCGTCAAGTCTTTACTATTTTTGGAACAGAGTGCCCATGCACACGGCAAAAATCTACCACCTGTACCCAAAGTATTGAATGCAAAATTGCTAAGCGACCGCGAAATAGAAGTCCTTTCGCTTATTGTCGAGGGATTTATAAACAAGGAAATAGCAGACAAGCTCAATATAGGTCTGTCTACTGTCATTACGCATCGTAAGAACATAATGGATAAACTTGGTCTAAAGAGTGTATCCGCACTTACAATATATGCAGTAATGCATGGTTATGTGGATATAAATAAAATCTGAACAATATTTTTTTAATAAAATATTCTGCAAAATGCATGCTATAGCAGCAAAAGAGCATGAATATTATTAAAATTAAATAATGGTTTAACATAGGGACAAAAAAAATCGAGAAGTTCCCTCCCCGAATTGACCTGTTGCAGTATCTTACTGCACACAGGGGACATCTCATCTCATCCTTTCTCTCAAATTTAACAATCGTCTTAATTGACTTAGTCTAATACCTGTTGTCCCTAACTTACAATCTTTTTTACTTACCTTAATCTAATACCTGTTGTCCCTAACTTACAATCTTCTTTACTTACCTTAATCTAATACCTGTTGTCCCTAACTTACAATCTTTTTTACTTACCTTAATCTAATACCTGTTGTCCCTAACTTACAATCTTCTTTACTTACCTTAATCTAATACCTGTCATCCCTAACTTACAATCTTCTTTACTTACCTTAATCTAATACCTTTAATAACTTAAACAAATTTTCCTATTAACCTTAATCTAATACCTTAATAATCTTATTTACCTTAACTATTAACCTTTTGATGATGCAAAGATACAATGATTTTTAAATCAAGTCAATACTTTTATCATGATATTTGTATAAAAGTACCAAATTCTTGATATAAATCAACTATTATGTGTACGGACACACAAAAATTGTGTACGATAACAGTATGTTGTGCAACATACTAACCTTTATCAAATGAAATAGTGAACTTGGTATGAACTTTCTCAATAGTATCAATATTTATCTCCGCATTGTATATCCTGAGAATTTTAGCAGAGAGAGCCAGACCTATGCCATTTCCCGCATATTCGCGAGTGTTAGTGGCACGATAGAAAGACTGGAAAATATGTTCAACCTCCGACTCAGGTATACCGATGCCATAATCTTCTATTTCTATTATAATCTTGTCAACAGTCTGTTTGAGACGCAAGTCTATCTGTTTTTTAGAATATTTTGTCGCGTTATTCAGAAAATTCTGTATAGCTACCTGCAACAGATATGGATTGGCATCAAGCATTACGTCTGATTTAGACTCATCAGAGAAAACTACACGTTCGGTTGACTGGGCCAAACCTTGCAGAAAACCATTCAACTTTATTGTCGTAGATTCCTGTTGAGTAAGATCATCATCATGTCTAGACAGGAACAGTAGATGTTTAATAAGCAGAGACATACGTTTACTTTCCGAATATATCCTTTGTAGAGACTCAATATATTCGTCTTGGTTACGCTCTTTCATAAGCGTAATTTCGCATTCACCCTGTATAGCTGTAAGTGGATTGCTGAGTTCGTGCGATGCTGCACTGACAAATGATTTCTCAGAGCGGAACGCTTCGCTGATACGGTCAAGCATATCATTAAGGTTGTGTACCAGTCCATCCAGTTCATCCTTATTGCCGGTATCCTTTAGTCGTACATCCATATCATTACCCCTTATACCTTTAAGATGCTCAAGAATCTGTTTCAGAGGGCGTAGTATTCTGCCTGAATATAGATGTCCCATTAGAACAGTAATAGCAATACTTATTATGAGAAGTATGAGCGATAGATATAGAGTATGCTGTTGTATCTTATATCCGTATTTGTTGTGGGCCATCACAATTATTATGAATTTCCCTTGATTATCCGGACAATAAAGTACGGCACCGTCCATCACACCTTTCGAAAAATTGATAGGTTCACCATTGTATATTTCCTTTTGTTCATTTTCGCTTAGATAAAGGTTAAGCGTATCATCCAAAGCCTTGCGGTTACCGTTTATTCTCATAACAGTTTCACTGGCACGTGGCAGCAGTTCGCTGTATTTACGCTCTATAACCTTATATTCATCAGCGTTCATCTCGTCAGCCTTGAAATGTTTCTGAGCTGCAAGATATGCCTTTTCGCAAAGATTAGCCTCAAACACACGGTCTATGTATCTGGAAGTGAATACATAGAAAACCATAATGATGAACATGGCTATACCGAATGTAAGGCAAGTATAGAATAATACAATTTTGTGACCTATCTTCATTCTCCTTATTTATTATTCAGACATGATATATCCAACCCCGACTATCGTATGTATCAGTTTGTGATCGAAATCTTTGTCCACCTTTGTCCTTAGATAGTTTACATAAACATCTACGACATTGGTATTAGTGTCAAAATTCTTGTCCCATACATCCTTAAGTAGGGTAAGACGACTTATTGCAGTATTTTGATGAGTCATAAAATACTCCAGCAGTTTATATTCTTTTACCGTTAGGTCTATATCGTTACCCCTGCGCGTTGCCTTTCTGTTGCGGCAATTCAGTTCCAGATCAGCACAATGTAGTTCGGCAGTAGTGTTATTGTCAGATGCACGCCTCAGCAGAGCTTCTATCCGGGCCTCCAGTTCTGTAAAACTGAAAGGCTTAACCAGATAGTCGTCTGCGCCGGCTTTTAGACCTTTAACGATATCATCAGTAGTGCCAAGAGCCGTGAGCATTATCACAGGCGTTTTGTAACCGTATTCGGCACGATATTTAGCGCACATCTCCAGGCCATTCATCTTTGGCATTATGATATCGAGGATAAGGAATTCAAAATTGTCCGTCTGGGCTTTCATCCATCCTTCCTCTCCATCATTAGCTACAGTCACATTGTGCCCAAGCTCCTTCAGTCCGCGCTCTATAAATGAGGCAATGTTAACCTCATCTTCCACCAATAATATTTTCGCCATATAATATATAGTTGAATTAAATATACAAAGTTAATAAATTATAGCCTACGTTGTACCATTTTTCCATGTTTATCGTACAAAACATTGCCATAAATTTTTTGTACAATAAGTGGGAATACAAATAATACGAAAGTAGTAGCAGTCATAAGTCCTAATGTGGCCATCACAGCAGTCATCACTACTGGCCTTACCCTAGAGTGCACACTATTTCTGACAGATTCATGCAAAGATACGCATAGCACCGTTAGAAACCAAACTCAAGAATTTATTTTTCTTTTCTCTTACATCCTTTTTTAGTAGCATACCGACATTACTGGCACAAGTGTAAATATAAGAACCCCAAGCAATGCAAAACCCAGTGTATATGCCAGTGGCGAGAACATTTTACCTTCAACTTTCTGAAATGAGAATATAGGTAGTTACTATTCTTACGTAATGGTCTGTTACATGAAAGCGATTGATCAGTGAACTATTCCTGAGCAGGGCTCTGTCCACCACCCAAACTACGATATACATCAACCATACTTGAAAGTTGTTGTGCCTTAGCATCTAGGAGTTCCATTTTTGCGTCCAAAGCATCACGTTCATCCATTAATACATCCAGATATGTACAGCGACTATTCATATACAACATACGGGCTATATTTATTGATTTGTCGAGTTTCTGTGATTCTTCTTCCTTCAATTGGTAATATTTATCCAAGTTGTCTATCTTCGACATCAGCGTACATACTTCTGAATATGCAGTGAGTAGAGTCTTGTCATATTCATAAAGAGCCTCTATCTGTTGTGCATCAGCAGACTGGAAGTTTGCCTGAATAGCCTTTTTATTAATTAGCGGACCAGTAAGTCCACCTAGCACACTAAAGGCCAAAGACTTAGGAAGTTTTGTGAGATATGTAGGATTAAATGCATCCAAACCTAGTGAGGCTGAAATATTTAATGATGGAAGAAATTCCTTTCTTGCCGCATCTACACTCCATTTTGCCGAAGCCAATTCATGTTCTGCCTGTCTAATGTCAGGTCTATTTGTAAGAAGTTCAGAAGGTATTCCTGTCATAACCTTTTGCAGATTTGTTGAAAGAAAAGCATCCTTATTTCTATCTATCTTTGTAGGATATCTGCCAAGCAGTAAATTGAGACTGTTTTCACTCTCAGTAATCTGCTGCTTCAATGTGTATTCATCGGCACGAGCCTTGGCAAGTTCAGCCTCAAATTTCTCTACAGCAAGTTCTGTATCGGCATCAGCTTTCTTCTGAATCTTTGCTATTTCAACAGCCTTCTTCTGCAAGTCAATATACTGGTGAATTAAATCCAGTTTATTATCTAGCGCAAGCAACTCATAATAGTTTGAAGCCACCTGAGAAATAAGAGATGATAATACAGCATTGCGTCCATCTACGGTAGCAAGATAATGCTCAACAGCAGCATGCTTACTTGAACTCAGTTTATGCCATAAGTCAACTTCCCAATCAGCAGTAGCACCAATCTGATAATCCATCAATGGCTCTGGCATTGATTTACCTGGTTTAATCTCTGTTGTCGCATTACCAGCACCTTCACTAGTGTATCGACCAGCCTTTGATACACCAACACTTCCACCACCAGATACAGTAGGTATCATCAGTCCCTGCTGAAGAAGCACGCCGCTCTTGGCGATAGCTATCTGTTGAATAGTAATACGCAAATCCTGATTGTTTACCAAAGCAGTATCAATTAGCGAAGCCAATGCAGGATCAGAAAAGAACTGTCTCCAAGGTGTTATAGTGGCAGTAGTGCCAGCTACACTATCCTTCTGAAATTTTGAAGGCAATTGCAACTTAATATGGTCTGTCATATTGGTTGCCTGTGGTGTCTTGCAACTCGTCATGATGAGCGCAGACACCAATACCGTATATAGGATATGTAACTTTTTCATTTCTTATACTTTTTGTCTTTTGTTTCAGTCAGAGGTTTATCTCGTTGATATTTCACCATCTTGAATTTCTCGGCAAGACTTCCAAAGATGTAATACAAGCCAGGAATTATTATCAGTCCGAAGAATGTACCGAACAGCATACCTCCGATGGCTGCGTTACCAATAGTGCGGTTTCCTATTGCACCAGCTCCATGTGCAAAGACAAGAGGAACAAGTCCGGCAATGAATGCAAATGAAGTCATCAGTATAGGACGGAAACGAGCTATAGCTCCCTCGATAGCAGCCTGTCTTATCGGCATTCCTAGATTTCTTCGTTGCACGGAGTATTCCACCATCAGTACGGCATTCTTTCCCAATAGTCCTATCAGCATGACCATCGCCACCTGTGCATAGATATTGTTTTCAAGCCCCATCATTTTCAGGAAGATGAATGCGCCACATATTCCGGCAGGCAGACATGTTATAATTGGCAATGGAAGTATAAAGTTCTCATACTGTGCTGACAAAATAAGATATACGAAGACCAAACAGATAATGAATATCAGAATAGCCTGATTGCCTTGATCTACTTCATCTTTTGAAATACCAGCCCAGTCATAGTCAAAACCATGAGGTAATTTTTTTGCTGCTACTTCTTCTATAGCCTTGATAGCCTGTCCACTACTACATCCCTGCGCTGGCGCACCTGTAACTTCAGCCGAATTGTAAAGATTGTGGCGCGTTATTTCACTCATACCATAAACCTTTTGAAGTTGCATGAAGTCGGCATAAGGCACCATTTCACCTTGGTTATTCTTCACCGTGAGTCCCAGAAGATTGCGGGGATAAGCACGATACTGTGGACCAGCCTGGACAATTACCTTATATGGTTTTCCAAACCGAATAAAACCCGTTTCGTAATCAGAACCAATCATTGTAGACATATTATCCATAGCAGAACCTATCGTTACACCTTTCTGCTCGGCAATATCATTGTTAATACGCAACATATATTGTGGATAACTAGCTGAATAGAAGGTGAAAGCAGAACCGATTTCAGGTCGCTTGTTAAGTTCAGCAACAAAGTCCTTGCTCACCTTTTCCATCTGATGATAGTCATTATTACCAGTTTTGTCTAACAAGCGGAGTTCAAATCCGGATGCTGCACCATATCCTGGTATCGAAGGCGGTTGGAAAAATTCTATGTCAGCTCCAGTGATAGACTTGCATTTCTTTTCAAGATCAGCAATAATTTCCTTTGCAGTATGTTTACGATCTTTCCATGACTTCAAGTTTATCAGACAAGAACCTGAGTTAGCACTAGTTCCCTCAGAAAGGATTTCATATCCTGCAAGAGAAGAAACACTCTGAACGCCATCTTCTTTCTCAACGATGTTCAACAACTGATGAGCCACCATATTAGTTCGCTCTATTGTTGAACCCGGTGGAGTATCAATAATGGCATAAACCATACCTTGATCTTCTTCTGGAATAAAACCAGATGGAAGAGAATTATTTACAAAAAATGCAATGATGCACAATAATAGAAGCAAAGGCAATGTGACAAATTTGTTGGAAACTGTATGCTCCAACACCTTATTATATCTAATAACACCCTTGTTAAATCCTGCATTAAACTTATCGAGTAGCTTGTGAAGCCATGACTTTTTAATATTCTTATCCTGTTCTCTAGTCAATATAAGCGCACAAAGTGCAGGGGTAAGCGTCAAGGCCACAAATCCAGAAAGGATAATACTTGAAGCCATTGTGATTGAGAACTGACGATAGAATATACCTTCAGGTCCTCCCATAAAGGCAACAGGGATAAATACCGAAGCCATTACAAGCGTTATGGCAACAATAGCTCCACTGATCTCTTTCATCGCTTCCTGTGTTGCCTCCAAAGGCGAAAGATTTTCTGTGGCTATCTTCACATTGACAGCCTCAATCACCACTATCGCGTCGTCCACCACTATACCGATAGCCATGACAAGAGCGAAAAGGGATATCATATTTAGCGTTATGCCGAAAGCCGACATCACGGCGAAACTTCCTATCAACGATACAGGTACAGCCATACATGGTATGATTGCAGACCGCCAGTCACCAAGGAATATAAGCACAACGATTGCTACAAGTACGAACGCCTCAAAAAGTGTATGTATAACCTTATCTATTGACGCATCAAGGAATCGACTGATATCATAACTCAACTCATAATGCATACCCTTAGGCATGTCTTTCTGCAGTTTTGCCATTGTCTTTTTTACGTTCTGAATAACATCACGAGCATTTGAGCCATAAGCTTGCTTCAACGTTATAGCAGCAGAAGGATGGCCATTAAGAGTAGAATAGATATCATACATCTCGGTTCCAAAATCTATAGTTGCAACATCTTTAAGACGTACAAACTGTCCATTAGGATTAGACTTCAATATAATATTTCCATACTCTTCTGGTGTCGTATATCGGCCTGGATATTTCAACACATACTCAAAACTTTCAGGTCGCTTACCAGAACTCTCACCAAGTTTACCTGGTGAAGCTTCGATACTCTGATCTTCCAAAGCCTGAGTAACATCATCTGCAGACAAATTGTAGGCAGTTAGTTTATCAGGTTTCAACCATACACGCATCGCATAGTTACGAGTACCTAGAATATCCAAGCTACCCATACCGTCTACACGTTCCAATTCA comes from the Xylanibacter oryzae DSM 17970 genome and includes:
- a CDS encoding response regulator transcription factor, which encodes MQRPKIAIIDPNTLAVLGLKTILQNVMPILTVETFGSFAEMEANNADSFFHYFVATNVVLANRPFFTDNRHKTIVLTTSNDPNSQLSDFHCVCINQDEEQLVKSLLFLEQSAHAHGKNLPPVPKVLNAKLLSDREIEVLSLIVEGFINKEIADKLNIGLSTVITHRKNIMDKLGLKSVSALTIYAVMHGYVDINKI
- the nrdD gene encoding anaerobic ribonucleoside-triphosphate reductase, with the protein product MEIKNFTITKRDGSSDRFSLDKIMNAIIKAFESVDEPIDLGCISKILSHLDIKEGIKVEDIQNEVEEALMREGYYKVAKSFMLYRQRHTEDRETMEKLNFLADYCEAANAATGSKYDANANVEHKNIATLIGELPKSNFIRLNRRLLTDRIKKMYGKELSDNYIHLLTHHFIYKNDETSLANYCASITMYPWLIGGTSAIGGNSSAPTNLKSFCGGFVNMVFMVSSMLSGACATPEFLMYLNYFIGLEYGKEYYNETDKVVDLSLKQRTMDKVITDCFEQIVYSINQPTGARNYQAVFWNISYYDQYYFHSLFDNFYFPDGSQPDWNGLSWLQKRFMKWFNHERTKAVLTFPVETMALLSKDGDTMDKDWGDFTAEMYSEGHSFFTYLSDNADSLSSCCRLRNEIQDNGFSYTLGAGGVSTGSKSVLTINLNRCIQYAVNNKMDYKETLSNIVDLCHKVQMAYNENLKELQAHGMLPLFDAGYINMSRQYLTIGVNGLVEAAEFMGLKINDNPDYLKFVQTVLGIVEKYNKQYRTKEVMFNCEMIPAENVGVKHAKWDKEDGYLVPRDCYNSYFYVVEDDSLNIIDKFKLHGAPYIQHLTGGSALHMNLEEHLSKAQYRQLLKVAAKEGCNYFTFNIPNTICNECGYIDKRYLHECPKCHSKNVDYMTRIIGYLKRVSNFSEARQQEASRRYYAEKTQA
- a CDS encoding TolC family protein, producing MKKLHILYTVLVSALIMTSCKTPQATNMTDHIKLQLPSKFQKDSVAGTTATITPWRQFFSDPALASLIDTALVNNQDLRITIQQIAIAKSGVLLQQGLMIPTVSGGGSVGVSKAGRYTSEGAGNATTEIKPGKSMPEPLMDYQIGATADWEVDLWHKLSSSKHAAVEHYLATVDGRNAVLSSLISQVASNYYELLALDNKLDLIHQYIDLQKKAVEIAKIQKKADADTELAVEKFEAELAKARADEYTLKQQITESENSLNLLLGRYPTKIDRNKDAFLSTNLQKVMTGIPSELLTNRPDIRQAEHELASAKWSVDAARKEFLPSLNISASLGLDAFNPTYLTKLPKSLAFSVLGGLTGPLINKKAIQANFQSADAQQIEALYEYDKTLLTAYSEVCTLMSKIDNLDKYYQLKEEESQKLDKSINIARMLYMNSRCTYLDVLMDERDALDAKMELLDAKAQQLSSMVDVYRSLGGGQSPAQE
- a CDS encoding response regulator transcription factor; its protein translation is MAKILLVEDEVNIASFIERGLKELGHNVTVANDGEEGWMKAQTDNFEFLILDIIMPKMNGLEMCAKYRAEYGYKTPVIMLTALGTTDDIVKGLKAGADDYLVKPFSFTELEARIEALLRRASDNNTTAELHCADLELNCRNRKATRRGNDIDLTVKEYKLLEYFMTHQNTAISRLTLLKDVWDKNFDTNTNVVDVYVNYLRTKVDKDFDHKLIHTIVGVGYIMSE
- the nrdG gene encoding anaerobic ribonucleoside-triphosphate reductase activating protein, with product MLNYVNTGIVFQEIPDEVTLSINISNCPCHCPGCHSQYLWENIGDQLTSMTIDSFISQYGNDITCICFMGGDAEPSYVNTLARYIHREHPKYRVAWYSGRQHIPQSVKKSDFDYIKVGPYIEHLGCLKEKTTNQRLYKHAVGDDFTDITPRFWKK
- a CDS encoding efflux RND transporter permease subunit; this encodes MFKKFIRRPVLAIVVSLVIVFIGFLSLINLPITQYPSISPPKVNVIADYPGANNELLIKAVVIPLEQALNGVPGMKYIESNAGNDGEGEINVVFKLGTDPNVDAINVQNRVSAAINKLPPAVVREGVKISREEPNILMYINIYSNDPKADQKFLFNYADINISPELERVDGMGSLDILGTRNYAMRVWLKPDKLTAYNLSADDVTQALEDQSIEASPGKLGESSGKRPESFEYVLKYPGRYTTPEEYGNIILKSNPNGQFVRLKDVATIDFGTEMYDIYSTLNGHPSAAITLKQAYGSNARDVIQNVKKTMAKLQKDMPKGMHYELSYDISRFLDASIDKVIHTLFEAFVLVAIVVLIFLGDWRSAIIPCMAVPVSLIGSFAVMSAFGITLNMISLFALVMAIGIVVDDAIVVIEAVNVKIATENLSPLEATQEAMKEISGAIVAITLVMASVFIPVAFMGGPEGIFYRQFSITMASSIILSGFVALTLTPALCALILTREQDKNIKKSWLHKLLDKFNAGFNKGVIRYNKVLEHTVSNKFVTLPLLLLLCIIAFFVNNSLPSGFIPEEDQGMVYAIIDTPPGSTIERTNMVAHQLLNIVEKEDGVQSVSSLAGYEILSEGTSANSGSCLINLKSWKDRKHTAKEIIADLEKKCKSITGADIEFFQPPSIPGYGAASGFELRLLDKTGNNDYHQMEKVSKDFVAELNKRPEIGSAFTFYSASYPQYMLRINNDIAEQKGVTIGSAMDNMSTMIGSDYETGFIRFGKPYKVIVQAGPQYRAYPRNLLGLTVKNNQGEMVPYADFMQLQKVYGMSEITRHNLYNSAEVTGAPAQGCSSGQAIKAIEEVAAKKLPHGFDYDWAGISKDEVDQGNQAILIFIICLVFVYLILSAQYENFILPLPIITCLPAGICGAFIFLKMMGLENNIYAQVAMVMLIGLLGKNAVLMVEYSVQRRNLGMPIRQAAIEGAIARFRPILMTSFAFIAGLVPLVFAHGAGAIGNRTIGNAAIGGMLFGTFFGLIIIPGLYYIFGSLAEKFKMVKYQRDKPLTETKDKKYKK
- a CDS encoding sensor histidine kinase, translated to MKIGHKIVLFYTCLTFGIAMFIIMVFYVFTSRYIDRVFEANLCEKAYLAAQKHFKADEMNADEYKVIERKYSELLPRASETVMRINGNRKALDDTLNLYLSENEQKEIYNGEPINFSKGVMDGAVLYCPDNQGKFIIIVMAHNKYGYKIQQHTLYLSLILLIISIAITVLMGHLYSGRILRPLKQILEHLKGIRGNDMDVRLKDTGNKDELDGLVHNLNDMLDRISEAFRSEKSFVSAASHELSNPLTAIQGECEITLMKERNQDEYIESLQRIYSESKRMSLLIKHLLFLSRHDDDLTQQESTTIKLNGFLQGLAQSTERVVFSDESKSDVMLDANPYLLQVAIQNFLNNATKYSKKQIDLRLKQTVDKIIIEIEDYGIGIPESEVEHIFQSFYRATNTREYAGNGIGLALSAKILRIYNAEINIDTIEKVHTKFTISFDKG